A genome region from Anolis carolinensis isolate JA03-04 chromosome 6, rAnoCar3.1.pri, whole genome shotgun sequence includes the following:
- the sez6l2 gene encoding seizure 6-like protein 2 isoform X1 → MGYSGKAASKMLVPLLLCSLPLLQGLPLWENDDVVPATPSLPLESLPPEDVGSPKEEDLGVSTEVRGSLPPNAEGISDLLQGALLRKEFLGSELLEDPIPGGNPSTLPPFHPPVQHLDGGVVPETSEAVATGPSPLTTAAPPTGFLLTTPPASTAAAPPRLPPPPDETGSTSQHVSATTTAFIPEGDEETTTTLITTTTITTVHTPVFCNNNITDVEGYVESPDYAGANFYGGLDCTYTISVYMGYGIEVQVQSLNLSKEDSLTVEGLGGEKPVVLANESLMVEGQVIRSPTNQVLIHFQSYHTTTPGVFKFHYQAFLLSCGFPSRPENGDVMVTDLHPGGSATFKCESGFYLRGEETLICLNVSRPRWSGTSPACVASCGGTVHNATRGRIVAPEAPGGPRGGRNLTCRWLIEAPEGQRLHLHFERVALDEDNDKLMIRSGSSTFSPIIYDSDMDDVPERGLLSDAQSLIVELTSEGPATPLILSLRYEAFDEDRCYEPFLAHGNFSTTDPLYHMGTVVEFSCSAGYMLEQGPSAIECIDARDPRWNESEPTCKALCGGELSEPTGVVLSPDWPQSYGKGQDCVWGIRVQEEKRVLLDIEILNIRKSDVLTIFDGGDLTARILGQYLGPHPRFSLYSSGPAVTLQFQSDPGDPLFGLSQGFLVRYKEVPRNDTCPELPEVEFGWRTASHAAVIRGTVVTYQCEPGYDIVGSDILTCQWDLSWSNSPPTCQKIINCADPGEISNGKRSVSDRRFSIGSHVQYFCHEGYVVEGSSTLTCYNRDTGTPKWSDRVPKCVLKYEPCLNPGVPENGYQTLYKHHYQAGESLRFFCYEGFELIGEVTITCIPGHPSQWTSQPPLCKVAYEELLDGRKLEVTQTTDPSHQMEGGNIALAIFLPIILVILLIGGIYVYYTKFQGKTLFGFSFSSSHSYSPITVESDFNNPLYEAGDTREYEVSI, encoded by the exons ATGGGCTATTCAGGAAAAGCAGCCTCCAAAATGCTGGTTCCTCTGCTGCTTTGCTCCTTGCCTCTTCTACAAG GCCTCCCCCTCTGGGAGAATGATGACGTGGTCCCTGCCACCCCCTCCCTGCCGCTGGAGTCCCTGCCCCCAGAGGATGTGGGGAGCCCAAAGGAGGAGGACTTGGGGGTCTCGACCGAGGTGCGGGGGTCCTTGCCCCCCAATGCTGAAGGCATCTCGGATTTGCTGCAGGGGGCTCTGCTGAGGAAGGAGTTTCTGGGCAGTGAGTTGCTGGAAGACCCCATCCCTG GAGGGAACCCTTCCACGCTGCCCCCCTTCCATCCTCCTGTCCAGCACCTGGATGGTGGGGTGGTTCCTGAGACCTCTGAAGCGGTGGCCACAGGACCTTCTCCCTTGACCACCGCGGCTCCCCCCACGGGTTTCCTGCTCACGACCCCCCCAGCTTCAACAGCAGCTGCCCCCCCGCGCCTTCCCCCTCCACCAGATGAGACGGGCTCCACCAGCCAGCATGTCTCTGCCACCACCACCGCTTTCATCCCTGAAGGTGATGAGGAGACCACAACCACATTGATCACGACAACGACCATCACTACGGTGCATACGCCTG TGTTTTGCAACAACAACATCACCGACGTGGAAGGCTACGTTGAATCTCCAGATTATGCTGGCGCCAATTTTTATGGAGGCCTGGACTGTACCTACACAATCTCTGTTTACATGGGCTATGGGATAGAAGTACAG GTGCAAAGCTTGAATCTATCCAAGGAGGATTCACTGACTGTAGAAGGTCTTGGCGGGGAGAAGCCCGTTGTCTTGGCCAATGAGTCATTGATGGTTGAAGGACAAGTGATCCGCAGCCCAACCAACCAGGTGTTGATTCACTTCCAGAGCTACCACACCACTACCCCTGGAGTCTTCAAGTTCCACTACCAAG cTTTTCTGCTCAGCTGCGGCTTCCCCAGCCGACCTGAGAACGGGGACGTCATGGTGACTGACCTCCACCCCGGTGGGTCTGCCACTTTTAAGTGTGAGTCGGGCTTCTACCTGCGAGGTGAAGAGACGCTCATTTGCCTGAATGTCAGCCGACCCCGTTGGAGTGGTACCAGCCCTGCTTGTGTGG CTTCCTGTGGGGGAACAGTCCACAATGCCACGCGTGGGCGCATTGTGGCCCCTGAAGCACCCGGCGGGCCCCGTGGCGGTCGGAACCTGACGTGCCGTTGGTTGATAGAGGCGCCCGAAGGCCAGCGCCTGCACCTGCACTTTGAGAGAGTGGCCTTGGATGAAGATAATGATAA ACTGATGATCCGCAGTGGGAGCAGCACCTTTTCGCCCATCATCTATGACTCCGACATGGACGATGTCCCAGAACGGGGGCTGCTGAGCGATGCCCAGTCTCTCATTGTGGAGCTGACCAGTGAGGGCCCTGCCACACCGCTCATCCTTAGCCTGCGCTATGAAG CTTTTGATGAAGACCGGTGTTATGAGCCATTCCTGGCCCATGGCAATTTCAGCACAACAGATCCGTTGTACCACATGGGGACGGTGGTGGAGTTTTCCTGCAGTGCGGGATATATGCTTGAGCAGGGGCCTTCTGCCATTGAATGCATAGACGCACGAGATCCTCGCTGGAATGAAAGCGAGCCAACCTGCAAAG CGTTGTGTGGGGGGGAACTCTCCGAACCAACAGGTGTGGTACTTTCCCCCGATTGGCCCCAGTCCTACGGAAAGGGCCAGGACTGTGTCTGGGGCATCCGGGTGCAAGAGGAGAAGCGAGTGCTGCTGGACATCGAGAT ccTCAACATCCGCAAGTCTGATGTATTGACCATCTTCGATGGAGGAGACTTAACTGCTCGGATCCTTGGCCAGTACTTGGGTCCACATCCTCGCTTCAGCCTTTACTCCTCTGGTCCAGCGGTCACTCTTCAGTTCCAGTCAGACCCCGGGGACCCTCTGTTTGGCCTCAGCCAGGGTTTCCTGGTGCGGTATAAGG AGGTTCCACGAAATGACACTTGCCCTGAGCTGCCAGAAGTGGAGTTTGGCTGGCGCACGGCTTCTCATGCTGCCGTCATCCGCGGCACCGTGGTGACCTACCAGTGTGAGCCAGGCTATGACATTGTGGGGTCCGACATCCTCACCTGCCAGTGGGATCTGTCGTGGAGCAACAGCCCTCCCACTTGCCAGAAGA TTATAAACTGTGCTGATCCGGGGGAAATCAGCAACGGCAAACGCAGCGTCTCAGACCGACGTTTCTCCATCGGTTCCCACGTCCAGTATTTCTGTCATGAGGGCTACGTGGTAGAAGGGAGCAGCACACTAACCTGCTATAATCGAGATACTGGCACCCCTAAATGGAGCGACCGAGTGCCCAAGTGTGTCT TGAAATATGAACCCTGCCTGAATCCTGGCGTCCCAGAGAATGGATACCAAACCCTTTACAAGCATCACTACCAGGCAGGGGAATCCCTGCGTTTCTTTTGCTACGAGGGCTTTGAGCTCATAGGTGAAGTGACCATCACTTGCATACCAGGACATCCATCCCAGTGGACCAGCCAGCCTCCGCTCTGCAAAG TGGCCTATGAGGAGTTATTGGACGGCCGGAAACTAGAAG TCACCCAGACAACAGATCCTTCCCACCAGATGGAAGGGGGCAACATTGCCTTGGCGATCTTCCTTCCCATCATCCTCGTCATCCTTCTGATTGGTGGAATCTATGTCTACTATACCAA GTTCCAAGGAAAGACTCTCTTTGGTTTCTCTTTCTCCAGCTCTCACAGCTACAGCCCGATCACTGTGGAGTCTGACTTCAACAACCCTCTCTATGAGGCTGGG GACACCAGAGAATATGAAGTTTCAATCTAG
- the sez6l2 gene encoding seizure 6-like protein 2 isoform X2, with amino-acid sequence MGYSGKAASKMLVPLLLCSLPLLQGLPLWENDDVVPATPSLPLESLPPEDVGSPKEEDLGVSTEVRGSLPPNAEGISDLLQGALLRKEFLGSELLEDPIPGGNPSTLPPFHPPVQHLDGGVVPETSEAVATGPSPLTTAAPPTGFLLTTPPASTAAAPPRLPPPPDETGSTSQHVSATTTAFIPEGDEETTTTLITTTTITTVHTPVFCNNNITDVEGYVESPDYAGANFYGGLDCTYTISVYMGYGIEVQVQSLNLSKEDSLTVEGLGGEKPVVLANESLMVEGQVIRSPTNQVLIHFQSYHTTTPGVFKFHYQAFLLSCGFPSRPENGDVMVTDLHPGGSATFKCESGFYLRGEETLICLNVSRPRWSGTSPACVASCGGTVHNATRGRIVAPEAPGGPRGGRNLTCRWLIEAPEGQRLHLHFERVALDEDNDKLMIRSGSSTFSPIIYDSDMDDVPERGLLSDAQSLIVELTSEGPATPLILSLRYEAFDEDRCYEPFLAHGNFSTTDPLYHMGTVVEFSCSAGYMLEQGPSAIECIDARDPRWNESEPTCKALCGGELSEPTGVVLSPDWPQSYGKGQDCVWGIRVQEEKRVLLDIEILNIRKSDVLTIFDGGDLTARILGQYLGPHPRFSLYSSGPAVTLQFQSDPGDPLFGLSQGFLVRYKEVPRNDTCPELPEVEFGWRTASHAAVIRGTVVTYQCEPGYDIVGSDILTCQWDLSWSNSPPTCQKIINCADPGEISNGKRSVSDRRFSIGSHVQYFCHEGYVVEGSSTLTCYNRDTGTPKWSDRVPKCVLKYEPCLNPGVPENGYQTLYKHHYQAGESLRFFCYEGFELIGEVTITCIPGHPSQWTSQPPLCKVAYEELLDGRKLEVTQTTDPSHQMEGGNIALAIFLPIILVILLIGGIYVYYTNSHSYSPITVESDFNNPLYEAGDTREYEVSI; translated from the exons ATGGGCTATTCAGGAAAAGCAGCCTCCAAAATGCTGGTTCCTCTGCTGCTTTGCTCCTTGCCTCTTCTACAAG GCCTCCCCCTCTGGGAGAATGATGACGTGGTCCCTGCCACCCCCTCCCTGCCGCTGGAGTCCCTGCCCCCAGAGGATGTGGGGAGCCCAAAGGAGGAGGACTTGGGGGTCTCGACCGAGGTGCGGGGGTCCTTGCCCCCCAATGCTGAAGGCATCTCGGATTTGCTGCAGGGGGCTCTGCTGAGGAAGGAGTTTCTGGGCAGTGAGTTGCTGGAAGACCCCATCCCTG GAGGGAACCCTTCCACGCTGCCCCCCTTCCATCCTCCTGTCCAGCACCTGGATGGTGGGGTGGTTCCTGAGACCTCTGAAGCGGTGGCCACAGGACCTTCTCCCTTGACCACCGCGGCTCCCCCCACGGGTTTCCTGCTCACGACCCCCCCAGCTTCAACAGCAGCTGCCCCCCCGCGCCTTCCCCCTCCACCAGATGAGACGGGCTCCACCAGCCAGCATGTCTCTGCCACCACCACCGCTTTCATCCCTGAAGGTGATGAGGAGACCACAACCACATTGATCACGACAACGACCATCACTACGGTGCATACGCCTG TGTTTTGCAACAACAACATCACCGACGTGGAAGGCTACGTTGAATCTCCAGATTATGCTGGCGCCAATTTTTATGGAGGCCTGGACTGTACCTACACAATCTCTGTTTACATGGGCTATGGGATAGAAGTACAG GTGCAAAGCTTGAATCTATCCAAGGAGGATTCACTGACTGTAGAAGGTCTTGGCGGGGAGAAGCCCGTTGTCTTGGCCAATGAGTCATTGATGGTTGAAGGACAAGTGATCCGCAGCCCAACCAACCAGGTGTTGATTCACTTCCAGAGCTACCACACCACTACCCCTGGAGTCTTCAAGTTCCACTACCAAG cTTTTCTGCTCAGCTGCGGCTTCCCCAGCCGACCTGAGAACGGGGACGTCATGGTGACTGACCTCCACCCCGGTGGGTCTGCCACTTTTAAGTGTGAGTCGGGCTTCTACCTGCGAGGTGAAGAGACGCTCATTTGCCTGAATGTCAGCCGACCCCGTTGGAGTGGTACCAGCCCTGCTTGTGTGG CTTCCTGTGGGGGAACAGTCCACAATGCCACGCGTGGGCGCATTGTGGCCCCTGAAGCACCCGGCGGGCCCCGTGGCGGTCGGAACCTGACGTGCCGTTGGTTGATAGAGGCGCCCGAAGGCCAGCGCCTGCACCTGCACTTTGAGAGAGTGGCCTTGGATGAAGATAATGATAA ACTGATGATCCGCAGTGGGAGCAGCACCTTTTCGCCCATCATCTATGACTCCGACATGGACGATGTCCCAGAACGGGGGCTGCTGAGCGATGCCCAGTCTCTCATTGTGGAGCTGACCAGTGAGGGCCCTGCCACACCGCTCATCCTTAGCCTGCGCTATGAAG CTTTTGATGAAGACCGGTGTTATGAGCCATTCCTGGCCCATGGCAATTTCAGCACAACAGATCCGTTGTACCACATGGGGACGGTGGTGGAGTTTTCCTGCAGTGCGGGATATATGCTTGAGCAGGGGCCTTCTGCCATTGAATGCATAGACGCACGAGATCCTCGCTGGAATGAAAGCGAGCCAACCTGCAAAG CGTTGTGTGGGGGGGAACTCTCCGAACCAACAGGTGTGGTACTTTCCCCCGATTGGCCCCAGTCCTACGGAAAGGGCCAGGACTGTGTCTGGGGCATCCGGGTGCAAGAGGAGAAGCGAGTGCTGCTGGACATCGAGAT ccTCAACATCCGCAAGTCTGATGTATTGACCATCTTCGATGGAGGAGACTTAACTGCTCGGATCCTTGGCCAGTACTTGGGTCCACATCCTCGCTTCAGCCTTTACTCCTCTGGTCCAGCGGTCACTCTTCAGTTCCAGTCAGACCCCGGGGACCCTCTGTTTGGCCTCAGCCAGGGTTTCCTGGTGCGGTATAAGG AGGTTCCACGAAATGACACTTGCCCTGAGCTGCCAGAAGTGGAGTTTGGCTGGCGCACGGCTTCTCATGCTGCCGTCATCCGCGGCACCGTGGTGACCTACCAGTGTGAGCCAGGCTATGACATTGTGGGGTCCGACATCCTCACCTGCCAGTGGGATCTGTCGTGGAGCAACAGCCCTCCCACTTGCCAGAAGA TTATAAACTGTGCTGATCCGGGGGAAATCAGCAACGGCAAACGCAGCGTCTCAGACCGACGTTTCTCCATCGGTTCCCACGTCCAGTATTTCTGTCATGAGGGCTACGTGGTAGAAGGGAGCAGCACACTAACCTGCTATAATCGAGATACTGGCACCCCTAAATGGAGCGACCGAGTGCCCAAGTGTGTCT TGAAATATGAACCCTGCCTGAATCCTGGCGTCCCAGAGAATGGATACCAAACCCTTTACAAGCATCACTACCAGGCAGGGGAATCCCTGCGTTTCTTTTGCTACGAGGGCTTTGAGCTCATAGGTGAAGTGACCATCACTTGCATACCAGGACATCCATCCCAGTGGACCAGCCAGCCTCCGCTCTGCAAAG TGGCCTATGAGGAGTTATTGGACGGCCGGAAACTAGAAG TCACCCAGACAACAGATCCTTCCCACCAGATGGAAGGGGGCAACATTGCCTTGGCGATCTTCCTTCCCATCATCCTCGTCATCCTTCTGATTGGTGGAATCTATGTCTACTATACCAA CTCTCACAGCTACAGCCCGATCACTGTGGAGTCTGACTTCAACAACCCTCTCTATGAGGCTGGG GACACCAGAGAATATGAAGTTTCAATCTAG